From Strix uralensis isolate ZFMK-TIS-50842 chromosome 1, bStrUra1, whole genome shotgun sequence, a single genomic window includes:
- the ACBD7 gene encoding acyl-CoA-binding domain-containing protein 7: protein MTLQADFEGAAEDVKKLKTRPTDEELKELYGFYKQATVGDINIECPGMLDLKGKAKWEAWNLKKGLSKEDAMNAYISKAKAMIEKYGI from the exons GCTGACTTTGAAGGTGCTGCAgaagatgtaaaaaaattaaaaacaagaccaACTGATGAAGAACTGAAGGAACTATATGGATTCTACAAACAGGCTACTGTTGGAGATATTAATATTg AATGTCCAGGAATGCTAGATTTGAAAGGCAAAGCCAAATGGGAAGCATGGAACCTGAAAAAAG GTTTATCAAAGGAGGACGCCATGAATGCCTATATCTCTAAAGCAAAAGCAATGATAGAAAAATATGGGATCTAG
- the OLAH gene encoding S-acyl fatty acid synthase thioesterase, medium chain codes for MEKLVVCPYKRPNALCRLICFPWAGGGTSQLAAWGKLFSSSIEVSSVRLPGRESRLKEPFAKDMTTIVNEITSVLLKELQEKPFAFFGHSFGSYISFAVALHLKEKYGLEPIHLFVSGAHAPNSEAFLPIKNIPLCDAEDEDIITHIQLLGGTPSEFLQYEDVKKHLIHTFREDIRVLQTFSFEKAERNIPFSCDITCFNGSEDKPHDLEAWHDLTSGDTSFYDLPGGHFYLLEPSNAIFLTKHITRCIENAGL; via the exons ATGGAAAAGCTGGTTGTTTGTCCATACAAGAGGccaaatgctctttgtaggctGATTTGCTTTCCGTGGGCTGGCGGTGGAACTTCTCAACTTGCTGCATGGGGCAAACTCTTCAGCAGCTCAATTGAAG TGTCCTCTGTAAGGCTTCCTGGAAGAGAATCTCGTCTTAAGGAGCCTTTTGCAAAAGACATGACAACCATAGTTAATGAAATTACAAGTGTTTTGTTAAAAGAATTGCAAGAAAAACCATTTGCATTTTTTGGTCACag TTTTGGATCTTATATTAGTTTTGCAGTTGCGCTACACTTGAAAGAAAAGTATGGACTAGAGCCAATCCATCTTTTTGTTTCAGGGGCACATGCCCCAAAC TCTGAAGCATTTCTTCCCATCAAAAACATACCCCTATGTGATGCAGAAGATGAAGACATTATTACACATATACAACTCTTAGGAGGAACTCCTTCTGAGTTTCTGCAATATGAAGACGTTAAGAAACATCTGATACATACTTTCAGAGAAGATATTAGAGTTCTTCAGACATTTTC TTTTGAGAAGGCAGAAAGGAATATCCCCTTCTCTTGTGATATTACCTGCTTTAATGGGTCCGAAGATAAACCACATGATTTAGAAG CCTGGCACGATCTAACAAGTGGAGATACTTCTTTTTACGACCTTCCTGGAGGTCACTTTTATCTGCTGGAACCCTCTAATGCAATTTTCTTGACAAAACACATAACAAGATGTATAGAAAATGCTGGTCTATGA